One Papaver somniferum cultivar HN1 chromosome 10, ASM357369v1, whole genome shotgun sequence genomic window carries:
- the LOC113316107 gene encoding uncharacterized protein LOC113316107, producing MRVLFWNINGVARDVAQDKLKELIRDFKPDIFGIAEPKVPCYTGFRYGLLREGYSSHVINNASSSSIANIWVCYSNTLNLSIVNVSKQAITVEVDGVHVCFVHASYIQVTRRSLWQQLVSSGGGIPWLVIGDFNCILRLDEKKGGLEPRSSAINEFSDWLDDNSLFEADALGSKFTWTNRQSVSDHSTLLGYPFAVPRPKRAPFRVQKMWFLHSDFLRMVRDSWNMPISGSFDFIFSKKLKRLKGIIKEWNIRVFGNVHSRLKQDQLRFEAAALLSDDNPDDITKLNIMKDAMDKLNDTRAQLNTMLKQKSRNKWLVEGSSNTNFFHNSIRIRRSSNTISELVDSAGNTISDYELLRNHFVHYYEDKFNGPELEIDPILFDYGHISISEEESLAMDRIPSSEEIKHAVFDLGEDSAPGPDGFSGCFYRHCWDIIQDDLLRAVIYCWNSGHIPNGVNSSLIVLIPKVRGANSLRNFRPIGLSNFFFKIFTKILATRLGSVLDNLVSEEHVAFMKGRNIHENISLASELINDLHINRKDGNLGLKLDISQAFDTVSWFFVLEVFRSPEGFFKINRGLRQGDPLSPLIFVLMENVLSRNITKLFAEKKMSYMVTRGGNLRSINSLVDLLGKYQRASGQSVCRQKSKIYYGGGSLSRRNYLVDYLGMSVASFPDRYLGVQIMPGAVSTSKKNWEGYLKAKFFSRRGYIKTYGVKSTILPGIRRVYKYVEANTKVLLGDGRSTSLYYDVWYGEKCFAEILDDFTLDRLVLVSDCYRDNQWVFSENHLNCLIEAGVDMHNLPLPNGGEDKRVWMPKFSGDFSVSSAKELIRQKHGRFNEASMLWRKEIHPKLAAQNWKFIRGACATLDIIQSRFKINFANKCVLCETEEESLEHILFHCSFAARAWSWISGIIGMSAIFNIVASFKAAKGRSSIVRDLWLVANLVISVEDMVLLDYFRVFHRSVRHQQPIEVLWKPPDLNEILICCDGAARGNPGIAGAGVVARDSSCAVLGALSIGLGVTTNYLAELYAIIIGME from the exons ATGCGGGTGTTGTTTTGGAATATCAATGGAGTTGCACGTGATGTAGCTCAAGATAAACTAAAGGAGTTGATTAGAGATTTTAAACCTGATATTTTTGGTATTGCTGAACCAAAAGTTCCCTGTTATACTGGGTTCAGATATGGTTTGCTTAGAGAAGGTTATTCTTCTCATGTTATTAATAATGCTTCTTCTTCTAGTATTGCTAATATTTGGGTTTGTTATTCAAATACTCTTAATCTTTCAAttgttaatgtcagtaagcaggcAATAACGGTTGAGGTGGATGGTGTTCATGTTTGTTTTGTCCATGCTAGCTATATTCAGGTTACTAGGAGGAGTCTTTGGCAGCAACTTGTTAGTTCTGGTGGTGGTATTCCTTGGTTAGTCATTGGGGATTTTAACTGTATTCTTCGTTTggatgagaagaagggtggtcTTGAACCTAGAAGCTCAgctattaatgagttttcagatTGGTTGGATGACAACAGTCTTTTTGAAGCTGATGCTTTGGGAAGTAAGTTCACTTGGACGAATAGACAATCAG tttctgaccattctacTCTTTTGGGTTATCCTTTTGCTGTTCCAAGACCCAAAAGAGCTCCTTTTCGAGTTCAAAAGATGTGGTTCTTACATTCTGATTTCCTTCGTATGGTTAGAGATAGTTGGAATATGCCTATTTCTGggtcttttgattttattttcagtAAAAAATTAAAGAGACTAAAAGGAATTATCAAGGAATGGAATATTCGTGTTTTTGGTAATGTGCATTCTAGGTTAAAGCAGGATCAGTTGAGGTTTGAGGCAGCTGCTCTTCTTTCTGATGATAACCCGGATGACATTACTAAGCTAAATATTATGAAGGATGCTATGGATAAACTTAATGATACTCGTGCTCAGTTGAATACTATGCTTAAGCAGAAATCTAGAAATAAGTGGCTTGTGGAGGGTTCAAGTAACACTAATTTCTTTCATAATAGCATTAGAATTCGTAGAAGTTCTAACACTATCTCTGAACTTGTTGACAGTGCAGGCAATACTATTTCTGATTATGAGCTGCTTAGAAATCATTTTGTGCACTATTATGAGGACAAGTTTAATGGGCCGGAGTTGGAGATTGATCCTATCTTATTTGACTATGGTCATATTAGCATCTCGGAGGAGGAAAGTTTAGCCATGGACAGAATTCCAtcttctgaggagattaaacatGCAGTTTTTGATCTAGGGGAAGACAGTGCTCCAGGGCCGGATGGGTTTTCTGGATGTTTCTATAGACACTGCTGGGATATTATTCAAGATGATTTATTAAGAGCCGTTATTTATTGCTGGAATTCTGGTCATATCCCAAATGGGGTAAATTCTAGTCTAATTGTTTTGATTCCCAAGGTAAGAGGTGCTAATTCTCTTCGTAATTTTCGTCCTATTGGTctcagtaattttttctttaaaatctttACTAAGATCTTAGCTACTAGACTGGGGAGCGTTTTAGATAATCTTGTTTCTGAAGAACATGTGGCTTTCATGAAAGGGCGTAACATCCATGAAAACATTAGTCTTGCTTCTGAGTTGATTAATGATCTTCATATCAATCgtaaggatggtaatttgggcctTAAGCTTGATATCtcacaagcttttgacacggtcagTTGGTTTTTTGTCTTGGAGGTTTTTCGTAG TCCGGAGGGttttttcaagattaatagaggGTTACGTCAGGGAGATCCTCTTTCTCCCTTGATCtttgttttgatggaaaatgTCCTTAGCAGAAATATCACAAAGCTTTTTGCAGAGAAGAAGATGTCTTACATGGTAACTAGAGgtg GAAATTTGCGGAGCATTAATAGTCTGGTGGATCTGTTGGGTAAGTATCAGCGTGCTTCGGGTCAATCTGTTTGTCGCCAAAAGAGTAaaatttattatggtggtggttcgttGAGTAGACgtaattatcttgttgattatttgggTATGAGTGTTGCTTCTTTCCCTGATCGTTATTTGGGTGTTCAAATAATGCCTGGTGCTGTTAG TACTTCTAAGAAGAATTGGGAAGGTTATCTTAAGGCTAAATTTTTTAGTCGAAGAGGCTACATTAAGACTTATGGGGTGAAGTCTACCATTCTTCCAGGCATTAGAAGGGTTTATAAATATGTGGAGGCTAACACTAAAGTTCTTCTTGGTGATGGCAGGTCTACTTCTCTCTattatgatgtttggtatggAGAAAAATGTTTTGCAGAGATACTAGATGATTTTACTCTTGACAGATTGGTTTTGGTGAGTGATTGTTATAGGGATAACCAATGGGTTTTCTCTGAAAATCACTTGAACTGTTTAATCGAGGCTGGTGTGGATATGCATAATCTTCCTTTGCCAAATGGGGGTGAAGATAAGAGAGTTTGGATGCCAAAATTTTCAGGTGATTTTTCGGTAAGTTCTGCCAAGGAACTTATTCGTCAGAAACATGGTAGATTCAATGAAGCGTCTATGCtgtggaggaaggaaattcacCCTAAACTTGCGGCTCAAAACTGGAAATTTATTCGTGGTGCTTGTGCCACTTTGGATATCATTCAATCTAGGTTCAAAATtaattttgctaacaagtgtgttCTGTGTGAAACTGAGGAAGAATCTCTAGAACATATTCTTTTTCATTGTTCTTTTGCAGCTCGTGCGTGGTCTTGGATTTCTGGTATCATTGGTATGTCAGCAATTTTCAACATTGTGGCTTCTTTCAAGGCAGCGAAGGGAAGAAGCTCAATTGTCCGTGACTTGTGGCTGGTGGCGAACTTAGTAATCAG TGTGGAAGATATGGTGCTGTTGGATTACTTCCGTGTGTTTCATAGAAGTGTTAGACACCAGCAGCCTATTGAAGTGTTATGGAAGCCTCCGGATCTTAATGAGATtctaatttgttgtgatggagctgcGCGTGGGAATCCAGGCATTGCGGGAGCAGGAGTGGTGGCAAGAGACTCTAGCTGTGCAGTTCTTGGTGCTTTGAGTATTGGTCTTGGAGTTACTACAAACTATTTGGCGGAACTATATGCAATTATAATTGGTATGGAATGA